In Leptospira stimsonii, the following proteins share a genomic window:
- the neuC gene encoding UDP-N-acetylglucosamine 2-epimerase, translated as MKRKVSVVTGTRAEYGLLRLLIKKIQDSKHLELQLVVTGMHLSPEFGSTYQEIESDGFSIDKKVEMLMSADTSSSISKSIGLGMIGFADVWRDLEPDLIILLGDRYEIFAAASSAMVSKIPIAHIHGGEKTEGAFDESIRHCITKMSHLHFVATEEYRKRVIQLGESPEHVFNVGGFGVDAIRSLKLMTRSELETSLNYKFGEKNLLVTFHPVTLEKSSSKVQMKELLDALKERSDVHYIFTMPNADTDSSVIFTMIEEFVNSNSNAVSFSSLGQLRYFSTLAQVDGVVGNSSSGILEAPTFLKGTVNIGDRQKGRLRAESVIDCEPEKKSILSAISRLYSQNFQNQLESIVNPYGLGGASDRMIQILEKMDWKDLLKKRFYDMNF; from the coding sequence ATGAAAAGAAAAGTATCCGTCGTCACTGGAACACGCGCCGAATATGGTTTGCTTCGTCTCCTGATAAAAAAAATTCAGGATTCTAAACATCTGGAGTTACAGTTGGTCGTAACTGGTATGCATCTTTCTCCAGAGTTTGGATCCACATATCAAGAGATCGAGTCCGATGGTTTTTCTATCGATAAAAAAGTGGAAATGCTTATGAGCGCCGACACTTCCTCTTCGATTTCTAAATCCATCGGACTTGGAATGATCGGATTTGCGGATGTCTGGAGGGATCTTGAACCCGATTTAATTATCCTTTTAGGTGATCGATATGAAATTTTTGCGGCGGCTTCCTCCGCTATGGTTTCTAAAATTCCAATCGCACATATTCACGGCGGCGAAAAAACGGAAGGAGCGTTTGACGAATCGATTCGTCATTGTATTACGAAAATGTCTCATCTTCATTTTGTGGCTACGGAAGAATATAGAAAAAGAGTGATTCAATTGGGTGAAAGTCCGGAACACGTATTTAACGTGGGTGGATTCGGTGTGGATGCAATCCGTAGTTTAAAGCTCATGACCCGATCCGAACTTGAAACCTCTCTTAATTATAAATTCGGTGAGAAGAATCTTTTAGTTACCTTTCATCCAGTCACTTTAGAAAAATCTTCATCCAAAGTTCAAATGAAAGAATTGTTAGATGCATTAAAAGAACGCTCTGACGTGCATTACATTTTCACGATGCCCAATGCTGACACAGATAGTAGTGTCATCTTTACTATGATCGAAGAGTTCGTTAATTCTAATTCCAATGCGGTCTCGTTTTCATCCTTAGGCCAATTGAGGTATTTTTCAACTTTAGCACAAGTTGACGGAGTCGTCGGAAATTCTTCGAGTGGAATTCTGGAGGCACCTACTTTTCTTAAAGGAACGGTCAATATTGGAGACAGGCAAAAAGGACGTTTAAGAGCTGAAAGTGTAATCGATTGTGAACCGGAAAAAAAATCGATCCTCTCGGCCATTTCTCGATTGTATTCCCAAAATTTTCAAAATCAATTGGAATCAATCGTCAATCCTTACGGATTAGGTGGAGCAAGCGACCGAATGATTCAAATTTTAGAAAAAATGGATTGGAAGGATCTTTTAAAAAAAAGATTCTATGATATGAATTTCTAG
- a CDS encoding Hsp20/alpha crystallin family protein, with amino-acid sequence MTNAVLNKETVKHEHPTSQEVKKEKVRILTPRVDVYSDEENIYLLADLPGVEEKDVQVQMEKDQLTISGKTVERSIPGELRYSEYRTGEYKRSFTVTEAVEEDKISAVYKNGVLSLTLPKRKPQVKKIEVRSE; translated from the coding sequence ATGACCAACGCAGTGCTCAATAAGGAAACCGTAAAACACGAACATCCCACTTCCCAAGAAGTGAAAAAAGAAAAAGTAAGAATCCTGACTCCGAGAGTGGACGTTTATTCAGACGAAGAGAACATCTATCTCTTAGCCGACCTTCCCGGAGTGGAAGAAAAGGACGTTCAGGTTCAAATGGAAAAGGACCAGCTCACGATTTCCGGAAAAACCGTAGAAAGAAGCATTCCCGGAGAACTCCGTTATTCCGAATACAGAACCGGAGAATACAAAAGATCCTTCACGGTTACGGAAGCCGTTGAGGAAGATAAAATTTCCGCGGTCTATAAGAATGGAGTGTTAAGCCTGACTCTTCCGAAAAGAAAACCTCAGGTTAAAAAAATAGAAGTTCGCTCCGAGTGA
- a CDS encoding acetyltransferase, translated as MKEKILLIGAGGHTRSCIDVIESEDRFSILGLIASSEEIGQTVLGYEVIGTDNDLGRFRKECKNAFVTVGQILNPEPRRKIFELLKSLGFEIPLIVSPIAYVSKHSKIGEGTIIMHHSMVNSNVQVGNNCIINSRVLLEHDVKIGNHTHISTGALLNGEVSVGDFSFIGSGSVVRETVRIGSNCIVAMSSKVFRDLPDHSTYKILT; from the coding sequence ATGAAAGAGAAAATTCTTTTGATTGGAGCGGGAGGGCATACTCGTTCCTGCATCGACGTAATCGAATCGGAAGATCGTTTTTCTATTTTAGGTTTGATTGCTTCTTCGGAAGAGATAGGTCAAACCGTTCTGGGTTACGAGGTAATCGGTACGGACAATGACTTAGGGAGATTTCGAAAAGAGTGTAAGAATGCCTTTGTTACCGTTGGGCAGATTTTAAACCCGGAACCGAGGAGGAAAATATTTGAACTTCTAAAAAGTTTGGGTTTTGAGATCCCTTTGATTGTTTCCCCGATCGCTTACGTTTCCAAACATTCTAAAATCGGAGAAGGTACCATCATAATGCATCACTCGATGGTAAACTCGAATGTGCAAGTCGGAAACAATTGTATCATTAATTCCAGAGTTTTATTGGAACACGATGTAAAAATCGGAAACCATACTCATATTTCCACTGGAGCGCTATTGAACGGTGAGGTTTCAGTAGGAGATTTTTCTTTTATAGGAAGCGGTTCTGTAGTAAGGGAAACCGTTCGTATCGGCTCCAATTGTATCGTAGCGATGTCGAGCAAGGTTTTCCGGGATCTTCCCGATCATTCCACGTATAAAATCTTAACTTGA
- a CDS encoding SCO family protein, whose translation MKEKILFIAVLVLGVGLGFFGWKEWKSRSNIEPVFVEEWSKASLRDTKNREILLGSIPGKLKLVYFGFSHCPDMCPRALLDMSAAVNELGEEGKNLTPIFISVDPERDSPELLAKYVKQFSNQSLVALTGDKPTLDALQGAFGAISKKVSNPSVEGGYTVDHTVFLYIVDEKSRILATFPGGMEGKLIAKEVRRFL comes from the coding sequence TTGAAGGAAAAAATTCTTTTTATCGCAGTTTTGGTTCTCGGAGTCGGTCTCGGTTTTTTTGGTTGGAAAGAATGGAAGAGTCGTTCCAATATCGAACCTGTCTTCGTGGAAGAATGGTCCAAGGCTTCTCTGAGAGATACAAAAAATCGTGAAATTCTTCTCGGTTCCATTCCTGGAAAACTAAAGCTCGTTTACTTCGGCTTCTCTCATTGCCCGGATATGTGCCCGAGAGCTCTCTTGGATATGTCCGCGGCGGTGAACGAATTGGGGGAAGAAGGAAAAAATTTGACTCCGATTTTTATCAGCGTTGATCCGGAGAGAGATTCGCCAGAACTACTTGCAAAGTATGTAAAACAATTTTCAAATCAAAGTCTGGTCGCATTGACCGGAGACAAGCCTACGTTAGACGCTCTTCAGGGTGCCTTTGGGGCGATTTCAAAAAAGGTAAGCAATCCGTCGGTCGAAGGTGGTTATACCGTGGACCACACCGTGTTCTTGTATATCGTTGATGAGAAGAGCAGAATCCTCGCGACTTTCCCGGGAGGAATGGAAGGAAAGCTGATTGCAAAAGAAGTGAGGCGGTTTCTTTGA
- a CDS encoding cytidylyltransferase domain-containing protein translates to MISGQTVLGLITARGGSKGVPGKNIRTLSGKPLIAWTIESAKESKYLDRLILSTDDEAIISVAVRFSCETPFIRDEHLASDSASSLEVVVDALEKCPGYDWIVLLQPTSPFRSASDIDNALELCIEKKTNACVSVSEAEESPYWMFNLENSKLRPVIDLPIAKRRQDLPKVYSLNGAIYISRVDTFLQRRAFLHGDTVAYEMPQRRSIDIDTEADFEFAEYLLQKKDHKY, encoded by the coding sequence TTGATCTCAGGTCAAACAGTTTTAGGACTGATTACCGCCAGAGGGGGATCCAAGGGGGTTCCTGGTAAAAACATTCGTACTCTGAGCGGTAAACCATTAATCGCATGGACGATCGAGAGTGCAAAAGAATCCAAATACCTCGATCGTCTGATTCTATCGACCGATGATGAAGCAATCATTTCGGTGGCAGTACGCTTTTCTTGTGAAACCCCGTTCATAAGAGATGAGCATTTGGCAAGCGATTCTGCCTCGAGTTTGGAAGTTGTAGTAGACGCATTGGAAAAATGTCCGGGATATGATTGGATTGTTCTCTTACAACCGACGTCACCTTTTCGATCGGCATCCGATATCGATAACGCTCTTGAGCTCTGCATAGAAAAAAAAACAAATGCCTGCGTTTCCGTTAGTGAGGCGGAGGAAAGTCCTTACTGGATGTTTAATTTAGAAAATTCTAAATTGAGGCCTGTCATCGACTTACCTATAGCAAAAAGAAGACAGGATCTACCAAAAGTTTATTCTCTTAACGGCGCGATTTATATTTCTAGAGTGGACACGTTCCTACAACGTAGAGCTTTTCTTCACGGCGATACCGTGGCTTATGAAATGCCTCAACGCAGATCTATCGATATCGATACCGAGGCTGACTTTGAATTTGCGGAATATTTGTTACAAAAAAAAGATCATAAGTATTGA
- a CDS encoding NAD-dependent 4,6-dehydratase LegB, which translates to MKKILITGADGFIGSHLTESLVRQGFDVKAFVLYNSFNSWGWLDSCQSDVKGKFEIFSGDIRDPNGVRTAMKGCDAVLHLAALIAIPYSYHSPDTYVDTNVKGTLNVVQAAKDLNISKVVHTSTSEVYGTARFVPITEDHPLQGQSPYSASKIGADQIAMSFYSSFGTPVSVVRPFNTYGPRQSARAVIPTIITQIANGKRKIKLGAIHPTRDFNFVKDTVSGFISALNSDSSIGEVINIGSNFEISIGDTVKTIAEVMKATIEIESDDQRLRPEKSEVERLWASNEKAKKLLAWEPLYGGLTGFQKGLSETVEWFLDPKNLSQYKTDIYNI; encoded by the coding sequence ATGAAAAAAATTCTTATCACTGGTGCCGATGGATTTATCGGGTCACATCTAACTGAATCTCTTGTTCGTCAAGGGTTCGATGTAAAGGCTTTCGTTCTTTATAATTCTTTTAACTCTTGGGGTTGGTTGGATTCTTGTCAATCTGACGTAAAAGGCAAATTTGAAATTTTTTCCGGCGATATTCGAGATCCGAATGGCGTTCGTACGGCGATGAAAGGTTGCGATGCAGTTCTACATCTTGCGGCTCTGATTGCGATTCCATACTCTTACCATTCCCCGGATACTTACGTCGATACGAACGTGAAGGGTACTCTGAATGTCGTCCAAGCCGCAAAAGATCTGAACATATCTAAAGTTGTTCATACCTCTACAAGCGAAGTTTATGGAACTGCTCGGTTTGTTCCGATCACGGAAGATCATCCTCTACAAGGCCAATCTCCTTATTCAGCTAGTAAGATTGGCGCTGACCAGATTGCGATGTCTTTTTATTCCTCTTTTGGTACCCCTGTTTCGGTAGTTAGGCCGTTTAATACCTATGGTCCTCGACAATCGGCTAGAGCAGTAATTCCTACTATCATTACGCAAATTGCAAATGGAAAACGTAAAATTAAGTTAGGCGCGATTCATCCAACGCGGGATTTTAATTTTGTAAAAGATACGGTTTCAGGCTTTATCTCCGCTTTGAACTCCGATTCTTCGATTGGAGAAGTCATTAATATCGGAAGTAATTTTGAAATTTCTATTGGAGATACGGTTAAGACTATCGCTGAAGTTATGAAGGCGACTATTGAGATTGAATCGGATGATCAACGCCTTCGTCCTGAGAAAAGCGAAGTAGAAAGACTCTGGGCATCCAACGAGAAGGCAAAAAAACTTTTAGCCTGGGAACCTCTCTATGGAGGTTTGACAGGGTTTCAGAAAGGGTTAAGTGAAACCGTCGAGTGGTTTCTCGATCCGAAAAATCTTTCTCAGTATAAAACCGATATTTATAATATTTAA
- a CDS encoding nucleotidyltransferase family protein, whose translation MENWKNSKLSSGQTLLEAIRNMDASGIQLILVSNEDNILEGILTDGDIRRAILKGSGLDIKIQEVMNPKPMTVLAETPREEMLSIMRRYMLHHLPVLDPAGKLVEIVTLDELIGAVERPNWVVLMAGGLGKRLRPLTDQIPKPLLSVGGKPILESILNGFSEQGFRKFYISVNYKADMIRDYFGNGDKWKVRIEYLDEDKSLGTAGALASIPIKHEFPLVVMNGDLLTRANFYSLLKFHEQEKSSATMSVREYDFQVPYGVVNVENQEILSIEEKPIHKFHVNAGIYVLSPDTIELIPKNTFFDMPTLFEKLISLKRKTSAYLLKEYWLDIGRLEEFERAQKEWGNHTR comes from the coding sequence TTGGAAAATTGGAAAAATAGTAAACTTTCTTCCGGGCAAACTTTGCTCGAAGCGATTCGAAACATGGACGCCTCCGGAATTCAACTTATTCTGGTTTCGAACGAAGATAATATTTTGGAAGGAATTTTGACGGATGGTGACATTCGCAGAGCTATACTAAAAGGATCCGGATTAGACATTAAAATTCAAGAAGTAATGAATCCGAAACCAATGACGGTTCTTGCGGAAACTCCTCGTGAGGAAATGCTTTCCATCATGAGACGGTACATGTTACATCATTTGCCCGTTTTAGATCCTGCCGGAAAATTGGTAGAGATTGTAACGTTAGATGAATTGATCGGAGCCGTTGAACGACCCAATTGGGTCGTTCTTATGGCAGGGGGACTTGGTAAGCGTTTGCGTCCTCTTACCGATCAAATTCCAAAACCATTGTTATCCGTTGGTGGGAAGCCAATTCTAGAAAGTATCTTGAACGGTTTTTCGGAACAAGGGTTTAGAAAATTTTATATTTCTGTGAATTATAAGGCAGATATGATTCGAGACTATTTTGGAAACGGTGACAAATGGAAAGTCCGTATCGAATATTTGGATGAGGATAAAAGTTTGGGTACCGCCGGAGCGCTGGCTTCCATTCCGATCAAACATGAATTTCCACTCGTTGTCATGAATGGAGACTTGCTAACACGGGCTAATTTTTATTCTCTTTTAAAATTTCATGAACAAGAAAAATCATCTGCGACTATGTCAGTAAGAGAATATGATTTTCAGGTTCCTTACGGAGTGGTAAACGTCGAAAATCAAGAAATTCTAAGTATTGAAGAAAAACCGATTCATAAATTTCATGTCAATGCTGGGATCTATGTACTATCTCCGGACACTATCGAGCTGATTCCCAAGAATACTTTTTTTGACATGCCTACATTGTTTGAAAAATTGATTTCATTGAAAAGAAAAACGTCTGCCTATCTTTTGAAAGAGTATTGGTTGGATATCGGTAGATTGGAAGAATTTGAAAGAGCTCAGAAGGAGTGGGGGAATCATACCCGTTGA
- the neuB gene encoding N-acetylneuraminate synthase gives MKTLIIAEAGVNHNGNMEIAHRLIDVATDAGVDIVKFQTFEAAKLTTKFAKKADYQNETTDSTESQLEMLKKLELSKQDHFSLIEHCKKRSIEFLSTAFDLQSLAFLEELNLSRYKIPSGEITNYPYLKKIGSFGKPIILSTGMATLGEIESAILILEKAGSKREDLTALHCNTEYPTPFSDVNLHAMETIRQSFKVSVGYSDHTSGLEVSIAAVALGASVIEKHFTLDKSLPGPDHKASLEPDELKALVQSIRNIEQSLGDGIKRPSLSESKNLGIARKSIVASSAIKKGEAFSSENLAVKRPGIGISPMRFDEIIGLKAKRDFDEDELIEL, from the coding sequence ATGAAAACGCTTATCATTGCCGAAGCCGGTGTAAATCATAATGGCAATATGGAAATTGCACATAGATTGATCGACGTTGCGACGGACGCCGGAGTGGATATTGTAAAGTTTCAAACTTTCGAGGCGGCGAAACTAACAACGAAGTTTGCTAAAAAGGCTGACTACCAAAACGAGACGACAGATTCAACGGAGTCTCAATTGGAAATGTTAAAAAAGCTGGAGTTGTCGAAACAGGATCATTTTTCCTTGATTGAACATTGTAAAAAAAGAAGTATCGAATTTTTATCCACCGCTTTCGATCTTCAGAGTCTAGCGTTTTTAGAAGAACTTAATTTGAGCCGGTACAAAATCCCTTCCGGTGAAATTACAAATTATCCATATCTGAAAAAAATAGGAAGTTTTGGGAAACCCATTATACTTTCCACCGGAATGGCCACGTTAGGCGAAATCGAATCCGCAATTCTAATTTTAGAGAAAGCCGGTTCTAAAAGAGAGGATCTAACTGCTCTACACTGTAATACCGAATATCCGACACCGTTTTCAGACGTAAATTTACACGCGATGGAAACTATAAGACAGAGTTTTAAAGTTTCAGTCGGTTACTCCGATCATACTTCCGGTCTTGAGGTTTCGATAGCGGCAGTCGCTTTGGGGGCGTCTGTCATAGAAAAACATTTTACCTTAGACAAATCCTTACCCGGACCGGATCACAAAGCGAGTCTGGAGCCGGATGAGTTGAAGGCGCTGGTTCAATCGATACGAAACATAGAACAATCCTTAGGAGACGGAATCAAACGTCCGAGTTTAAGCGAATCAAAGAATCTCGGAATCGCACGTAAATCGATCGTAGCAAGTTCTGCTATTAAAAAGGGTGAAGCTTTTTCATCCGAGAATCTTGCCGTCAAGAGACCTGGAATTGGAATATCTCCTATGCGATTTGATGAGATCATCGGTTTAAAGGCGAAAAGAGATTTTGATGAAGACGAACTAATCGAATTATGA
- a CDS encoding Hsp20/alpha crystallin family protein — translation MHEFRMIEDLHKLQNQFSSLWDPFLSAGGSAYPSLNVHKGSESVTITALIPGITPDSLDITVSGNQLRLSGEAPTFAPKTNFGANRVERFQGKFQRTLELPTEVDPEKTTAEFKNGILVLTLPIRESVKPRKIQIQTN, via the coding sequence ATTCACGAATTTAGAATGATTGAAGACCTACATAAACTCCAAAATCAGTTTTCGAGCCTCTGGGACCCGTTCCTGTCCGCGGGAGGAAGCGCGTATCCTTCCTTAAACGTTCACAAAGGAAGTGAATCGGTGACAATTACCGCTCTGATCCCAGGAATTACTCCGGACTCGCTCGATATCACGGTAAGCGGAAACCAGCTTCGGCTCAGTGGAGAAGCCCCAACTTTTGCACCGAAGACGAATTTTGGAGCAAATCGTGTGGAACGATTTCAAGGAAAGTTTCAGAGAACTCTCGAACTCCCGACAGAAGTCGATCCCGAAAAAACAACGGCAGAATTTAAGAATGGAATTTTGGTTCTGACTCTTCCGATCCGAGAGAGCGTTAAACCTCGTAAGATCCAAATTCAGACCAACTAA
- a CDS encoding LegC family aminotransferase, with translation MKQNFDTLPNRIVEAIRKVVGSSPVALHEPTFSGNEWKYVKECIDTSFVSSVGKFVDRFELELAQFTGAKHAIAVVNGTAALHIALKLAGVNSGEEVLIPSLTFVATANAVTYCGAIPHFVDSEESTLGLDPIRIREYLSLISEIRNSQCVNKATGRIIRAIVPMHTFGHSSDLDGILKLAEEFHLKLIEDAAESLGSYYHDRHTGTLGLFGTISFNGNKTITTGGGGAILTDNSELAKRAKHITTTAKVPHRWEYVHDQIGYNFRMPNINAALGCAQLEQMPEFLKLKRELFLKYKDSFSSIEEVSLFEEPNGTRSNYWLQTLVLADHVSHKRDEILTVTNDNGVMTRPCWGLMHKLIPFSEYPRMDLSVALSLEKRLINIPSGSGLLVSKSE, from the coding sequence ATGAAACAAAATTTCGATACATTGCCCAATCGGATCGTAGAAGCAATTCGTAAGGTGGTCGGAAGTTCGCCGGTCGCACTCCATGAACCTACGTTTTCCGGAAATGAATGGAAATATGTAAAGGAATGTATCGATACGAGTTTTGTTTCTTCTGTAGGGAAGTTTGTCGATCGATTCGAGTTGGAGCTTGCTCAATTCACCGGGGCAAAACACGCGATCGCAGTCGTCAATGGAACTGCGGCCCTTCATATTGCCCTGAAATTAGCCGGTGTCAATTCGGGGGAGGAAGTTTTGATTCCTTCCCTTACATTTGTAGCGACAGCGAACGCGGTCACTTATTGCGGCGCTATTCCTCACTTTGTGGATAGCGAAGAATCCACTCTCGGTCTTGATCCGATACGGATTCGAGAATATCTTTCTCTTATATCCGAGATTAGAAATAGTCAATGCGTCAATAAAGCTACGGGAAGAATTATTCGAGCGATCGTTCCTATGCATACTTTTGGTCACTCGAGTGATCTTGACGGAATCCTAAAGCTTGCAGAAGAATTTCATCTAAAGCTCATTGAGGACGCGGCCGAATCCTTAGGAAGTTATTATCACGACAGGCACACTGGAACTTTGGGATTATTTGGAACGATTAGCTTTAACGGAAATAAGACAATTACTACGGGCGGAGGCGGAGCGATTCTTACTGACAATTCTGAACTTGCTAAAAGGGCGAAACATATAACTACAACAGCGAAGGTTCCCCACCGCTGGGAATATGTTCACGATCAAATCGGTTATAATTTTAGAATGCCTAATATCAATGCGGCGCTTGGTTGTGCTCAATTGGAACAGATGCCGGAATTCTTAAAATTGAAACGAGAACTCTTTCTGAAATATAAAGACTCCTTTTCTTCGATTGAAGAAGTTTCTCTTTTCGAGGAACCAAATGGAACTCGCAGTAATTATTGGCTTCAGACCTTAGTCTTGGCGGATCACGTATCCCATAAAAGAGACGAGATCTTAACTGTAACAAACGACAACGGCGTTATGACCCGACCTTGCTGGGGGTTGATGCATAAGTTAATCCCTTTTTCCGAATACCCGCGGATGGATCTTTCCGTTGCTCTTTCTTTGGAAAAAAGGCTGATCAATATTCCGAGCGGATCAGGGCTTCTCGTTTCCAAAAGCGAATGA
- a CDS encoding DMT family protein produces the protein MKTFFLLLCSNLFMTFAWYGHLKFFHGWSLPLTILLSWGIALFEYILMVPANRIGYGEEGYSAYQLKILQEVITISIFIVFASLVLKEKVKWNHVVSFLFILGAVAFAFYDKAPSQ, from the coding sequence ATGAAAACTTTTTTTCTTCTCCTGTGCTCTAATCTTTTTATGACCTTCGCCTGGTACGGGCATTTGAAATTTTTTCACGGATGGAGTCTCCCTCTCACCATTCTTCTAAGCTGGGGAATTGCGCTCTTCGAATACATTCTTATGGTCCCGGCAAATCGGATCGGATATGGAGAAGAAGGTTACAGCGCCTATCAATTAAAAATCTTACAGGAAGTAATCACGATTTCGATTTTTATCGTCTTTGCCTCCTTGGTCCTAAAAGAAAAAGTAAAGTGGAATCACGTTGTTAGCTTTTTGTTCATCCTGGGAGCGGTCGCCTTCGCCTTCTATGACAAAGCCCCTTCTCAATGA
- a CDS encoding MarR family EPS-associated transcriptional regulator codes for MDDALRHKLLRILEENPEVNQREISEILGISLGKVNYCLKALMDKGWVKARNFKNSKNKLAYAYFLTPMGLEEKARITVRYLKVKMQEYEQIQKEIEELKKEVEEQ; via the coding sequence ATGGATGATGCACTAAGACACAAACTTCTGAGAATCCTTGAAGAAAACCCGGAAGTGAATCAAAGAGAAATCTCCGAAATCCTCGGGATCAGCTTGGGAAAGGTGAACTATTGTCTGAAGGCTCTTATGGATAAGGGTTGGGTCAAAGCGCGAAATTTTAAGAACAGTAAAAACAAATTGGCCTACGCCTATTTTTTAACTCCGATGGGCCTTGAAGAAAAGGCAAGGATTACCGTTCGCTACCTCAAAGTGAAGATGCAAGAATACGAACAGATTCAAAAAGAGATCGAAGAGTTAAAGAAGGAAGTCGAGGAACAGTGA